The following are from one region of the Hippocampus zosterae strain Florida chromosome 9, ASM2543408v3, whole genome shotgun sequence genome:
- the hdhd3 gene encoding haloacid dehalogenase-like hydrolase domain-containing protein 3 isoform X1 encodes MLHRLRAMHTPLRWVLWDVKDTLLRVRSSVGEQYCDEAKRMGLSLTPSEVDAAFRQAYRHHSSRFPNYGIAQGLDGQSWWTAVVKATFFQCRVRDPALLSTMATNLYQNFSHAENWEVFPDSKSSLESCTSLGLKLGVVSNFDNRLEAILRGCGLLSHFNFVVTSEAAGVEKPHVAIFEQALQKCGTPPSSIAHVGDHYVNDYLASRSAGIHGFLLDRTNNFERRDVPKEHWLSSLDDLPALLKQHMNESF; translated from the exons ATGTTACATCGGTTAC GTGCGATGCACACCCCTCTGCGGTGGGTGCTCTGGGATGTGAAAGACACCCTGCTGAGGGTGCGTTCCTCGGTCGGTGAGCAGTACTGCGACGAGGCTAAACGAATGGGTCTGAGCCTCACGCCTTCCGAGGTGGACGCTGCTTTCCGTCAGGCATATCGACATCATTCCAGCCGATTCCCAAACTACGGCATCGCTCAGGGACTTGATGGACAGTCGTGGTGGACGGCGGTGGTGAAGGCCACCTTCTTTCAGTGCAGGGTGCGTGACCCGGCCCTGCTCAGTACAATGGCCACCAACCTATACCAGAACTTCAGTCATGCTGAGAACTGGGAG GTATTTCCAGACTCCAAGTCATCTCTGGAGAGCTGCACCTCACTAGGACTGAAACTAGGAGTCGTTTCCAACTTTGACAACCGACTAGAAGCCATCTTACGCGGTTGCGGGCTGCTTTCGCACTTCAATTTCGTGGTGACGTCAGAGGCGGCAGGTGTCGAGAAGCCCCACGTGGCCATCTTTGAGCAGGCTCTGCAGAAGTGCGGCACGCCCCCTTCCAGCATTGCTCACGTTGGGGATCATTACGTGAACGACTACCTGGCATCTCGCTCAGCCGGAATCCACGGCTTCCTTTTGGACCGAACAAATAACTTTGAGCGACGTGATGTGCCGAAAGAGCATTGGCTCTCATCGTTGGATGATCTTCCAGCACTGCTAAAACAGCATATGAATGAATCCTTCTGA
- the hdhd3 gene encoding haloacid dehalogenase-like hydrolase domain-containing protein 3 isoform X2, translating into MHTPLRWVLWDVKDTLLRVRSSVGEQYCDEAKRMGLSLTPSEVDAAFRQAYRHHSSRFPNYGIAQGLDGQSWWTAVVKATFFQCRVRDPALLSTMATNLYQNFSHAENWEVFPDSKSSLESCTSLGLKLGVVSNFDNRLEAILRGCGLLSHFNFVVTSEAAGVEKPHVAIFEQALQKCGTPPSSIAHVGDHYVNDYLASRSAGIHGFLLDRTNNFERRDVPKEHWLSSLDDLPALLKQHMNESF; encoded by the exons ATGCACACCCCTCTGCGGTGGGTGCTCTGGGATGTGAAAGACACCCTGCTGAGGGTGCGTTCCTCGGTCGGTGAGCAGTACTGCGACGAGGCTAAACGAATGGGTCTGAGCCTCACGCCTTCCGAGGTGGACGCTGCTTTCCGTCAGGCATATCGACATCATTCCAGCCGATTCCCAAACTACGGCATCGCTCAGGGACTTGATGGACAGTCGTGGTGGACGGCGGTGGTGAAGGCCACCTTCTTTCAGTGCAGGGTGCGTGACCCGGCCCTGCTCAGTACAATGGCCACCAACCTATACCAGAACTTCAGTCATGCTGAGAACTGGGAG GTATTTCCAGACTCCAAGTCATCTCTGGAGAGCTGCACCTCACTAGGACTGAAACTAGGAGTCGTTTCCAACTTTGACAACCGACTAGAAGCCATCTTACGCGGTTGCGGGCTGCTTTCGCACTTCAATTTCGTGGTGACGTCAGAGGCGGCAGGTGTCGAGAAGCCCCACGTGGCCATCTTTGAGCAGGCTCTGCAGAAGTGCGGCACGCCCCCTTCCAGCATTGCTCACGTTGGGGATCATTACGTGAACGACTACCTGGCATCTCGCTCAGCCGGAATCCACGGCTTCCTTTTGGACCGAACAAATAACTTTGAGCGACGTGATGTGCCGAAAGAGCATTGGCTCTCATCGTTGGATGATCTTCCAGCACTGCTAAAACAGCATATGAATGAATCCTTCTGA
- the trub2 gene encoding mitochondrial mRNA pseudouridine synthase TRUB2, producing the protein MATPAVRLFRRLEGLFCVYKPPGVHWKLVRDTIETKLLKGLDALPTLPLPEQTRFLTPPGGDTQTPKGLLAVCVPVLSKHPLVTGPEFQHLRVGVGHHLDTFSSGVMVLGVGNGNRALNDLYNMKVTRDYTLEGEFGTATDNFSHMGRVVERSTYDHITQDKLERVLAMLQGANQKALLTYANVDMRSQEAYEMAVQGFLGPEGKSPPILTGLRCIRFQPPNFTLEVQCLNETQKYLRKVVHEIGLELRSTAVCKGVRRTRDGTFTLQDALNRHQWTPADVTRAVRQYHAARKNRLSSRSKTVMTNARSNQEEHRNREAHSSEGT; encoded by the exons ATGGCAACTCCTGCTGTTCGACTTTTCCGAAGGTTAGAGGGTCTGTTTTGCGTCTACAAGCCTCCTGGTGTCCATTGGAAACTCGTGAGGGACACCATCGAGACCAAGCTCCTTAAAG GTTTAGATGCGTTGCCAACGCTGCCTCTTCCTGAGCAGACCCGGTTTTTGACACCACCAGGCGGTGACACTCAGACTCCCAAGGGGCTGTTAGCAGTCTGCGTCCCGGTCCTGTCCAAACACCCTTTGG TAACTGGTCCTGAATTCCAGCATCTTCGAGTTGGTGTTGGACATCATTTGGATACATTTTCCTCAGGAGTAATGG TCCTTGGTGTTGGGAATGGAAATAGAGCTCTGAATGACCTCTACAACATGAAAGTCACAAGG GACTACACATTGGAGGGTGAGTTTGGGACCGCTACAGATAACTTCTCACACATGGGACGAGTTGTGGAAAGATCCACATATG ATCATATCACTCAAGATAAACTGGAACGAGTTTTGGCAATGCTGCAGGGAGCAAATCAAAAGGCCTTGTTAAC GTATGCCAACGTAGACATGCGCTCACAGGAAGCCTACGAGATGGCCGTGCAAGGTTTTCTCGGTCCAGAGGGGAAGTCCCCGCCTATTTTGACGGGTCTGCGATGCATTCGCTTCCAACCTCCTAACTTCACTCTGG AGGTACAGTGCCTGAACGAAACACAGAAATACCTGCGCAAAGTGGTGCACGAGATAGGACTTGAGCTGCGCAGCACGGCCGTCTGCAAGGGGGTTCGGCGCACAAGAGACGGCACCTTCACATTGCAGGACGCCCTCAACCGCCACCAGTGGACGCCCGCTGATGTCACGCGGGCCGTTCGACAGTACCACGCCGCGAGGAAAAACAGACTCTCCAGTCGATCAAAGACTGTGATGACAAACGCCAGAAGCAACCAAGAAGAACATAGGAACAGAGAAGCACATTCAAGTGAAGGAACATGA